Part of the Desulfolutivibrio sulfoxidireducens genome is shown below.
GTCGAGGCCCTGGAGCGCCACGGTCGTAGTGGGGTGGAGAGCATCCCCCACCCCGCCGCCTTTCGTCCCGAGCCAATGGCAGGGTTGGAAGTCGTGGTCCGGGTGCTCGAAGCGGCCCTGCACCGTTGCCGCAGTGTTCTGCGCAAGGCTCTGCGGGAGACGGCCCTCGAATTGTCACCACATGTGGATGCTCTGATGCTGGGCTATGGCCTGTGCGGCAACGCCCTGGAAAACCCCAGGGAATCCTTGGACGTCGGGGTTCCGATCTTCATTCCCATGGACGGGGCACAGCCGGTGGACGACTGCGTGGGTATGCTTCTGGGCGACCGGGAACGCTATCTGGCCCAGCAACTGCAGGTTCCCGGCACTTTCTTCATGACCCCGGAGTGGACCGTGCACTGGAAAGTATTTTTCGGCCAGGATTGCGTGGTGCCTGACGATACGCTAATGAAAAGAATATTCCAGGGATACGAGCGGGTCTTGCTGATCGAAACCCCGGTCATGTCCCTGGAAACGATGCGTCGCAACATAGAGGCGTTTCGCAGCCGACTTGGCTTGCGGGTGGAGACGTGCGTCGGCACCTTGAATCTGCTGCGCGCGGCCTGGGAAGCGGCAAAAGGCGAACTGATCGCCCGGCCGGATCGGGAATCCTGAACCTGCGACCCGTCCAGTGGGACCGCGCCTGATGTTGGGATATGGCATGCGACTTTCACAACTGATGCTTGACGATCTCCCCCTCCTGCACAACGGGGCACATTGCCTAGTCCTGGCCGGGACATCCGCCCACGGCCAACCTGCGGCCATCAAGCTCCTCAAGAGTGAGGCCATCACCCCGGAGGCCCTCTCGCGGCTGGCCAACGAGTACGCGCTCGGCAAGGATCTGGGAGGCCCCGGCCTGCGCTGCGCGTTGGAGAGCATCCAAATCGAAGGCCGGCCGGCCCTGGTCCTGGAATACATTGACGGCCAGACCCTGCGGCAGGCCTATGTCGCCAGCCGGCGACCGCTCCTTGACGTCCTGACCGTTGCCGCTTCCGCAGCCAACGCGCTGCATCGGCTGCATCACCTGGGCATGGTGCACCGGAACCTCAGCAGCGACAACATCCTGGTCGATGCCGCTGGCCAGCAGGCGACCCTCATCGACTTCGGCCTCGCGGCCCGGGTCGATCCCAGCATCGGCCATCTGGGCGTGCCCGACGCCCCGGTGGGCTCTCTGGCCACCATGGCGCCGGAACAGTCCGGCTGGATCGACCGGCCCGTGGACGGCAGGGCCGATCTTTATTCCCTGGGCGTCGTGATCTACGAGATGCTCGTCGGCAAACCGCCCTTTGCCGCGGAGGGGACCACCGAGCTGATCCACTGCCACCTGGCCAAAACGCCCACCCCACCCCAAACAATTGATGCGGCCATCCCCCAGGTTCTGTCCGACATCGTCATGTCGCTGCTGCGAAAGGACCCGGACGAACGCTACCGCTCGGCCTATGGCGTATGGGCCGATCTGGAACGCTGCCGTGACGCCATGGCCACAAGCGGTGCAGTGGCCTCCTTCCCCTTGGGCCAGGACGATAGCTCCGGCCTCTTTCGTATCCCTCTCACCTTGTACGGCCGCGACCGCGAGTTCCAGACCGCCCTGAGGGCCTTCGAACGTGTGGGTCTGGGCTCCGGCGAATTCCTGATGATTAGCGGCCCAGGCGGCGTGGGCAAGACCGCCCTGGCTGAAAGAGTTTGTAAGGCCGTGGCCGAACGAGGCGGCCGCTGCATC
Proteins encoded:
- a CDS encoding DUF1638 domain-containing protein, which codes for MGTLGLITCEMLELEFAWLLAGDPDVQRIAIVENARSRRFVEALERHGRSGVESIPHPAAFRPEPMAGLEVVVRVLEAALHRCRSVLRKALRETALELSPHVDALMLGYGLCGNALENPRESLDVGVPIFIPMDGAQPVDDCVGMLLGDRERYLAQQLQVPGTFFMTPEWTVHWKVFFGQDCVVPDDTLMKRIFQGYERVLLIETPVMSLETMRRNIEAFRSRLGLRVETCVGTLNLLRAAWEAAKGELIARPDRES